Proteins co-encoded in one Desulfobacteraceae bacterium genomic window:
- the trpD gene encoding anthranilate phosphoribosyltransferase produces MFRDNLNKIVQGRDLTAVEMGAMIDHVLSGEATDAQIGALMGALATKGETFEELAGAAQAMRRKAHRIQTPGDVVVDTCGTGGDGAQTFNISTTTAFVVAGCGVTVAKHGNRSISSQCGSADLLEALGVNLNTDPELVEEAIFELGIGFLFAPLYHSAMRHAAKARKEVAIRSIFNMLGPLTNPAGANCQLLGVYARPLTEMFANALKLLGGRRALVVHGHDGLDEISVCAPTRVAELRDGLVTTYDLHPEQFFGSLADPATMAGGDAATNAEITRKILAGEKGPRCNVVLINAAAALMAAGKAASLAEGLGLAESALDSGAAAAKLEALVRFSRENG; encoded by the coding sequence ATGTTCCGTGACAATCTGAATAAAATCGTCCAGGGCCGTGACCTGACTGCCGTTGAAATGGGCGCCATGATCGACCATGTGCTCTCCGGCGAGGCCACCGACGCCCAGATCGGTGCTCTGATGGGAGCGCTGGCCACCAAGGGCGAAACCTTCGAGGAGCTCGCCGGGGCGGCCCAGGCCATGCGCCGCAAGGCCCATCGCATCCAGACCCCCGGCGACGTGGTGGTGGACACCTGCGGCACGGGCGGCGACGGCGCCCAAACCTTCAACATTTCCACAACCACCGCCTTCGTCGTGGCCGGTTGCGGGGTCACGGTGGCCAAGCACGGCAACCGCTCGATCTCCAGCCAATGCGGCAGCGCCGACCTGCTGGAGGCCCTTGGGGTCAACCTAAACACCGACCCCGAGCTGGTCGAAGAGGCCATTTTTGAGCTGGGCATCGGTTTTCTCTTCGCCCCCCTCTACCACAGCGCCATGCGCCACGCCGCCAAGGCCCGCAAGGAGGTGGCGATCCGCAGCATCTTCAACATGCTGGGCCCGCTGACCAACCCGGCCGGCGCCAACTGCCAGCTCTTGGGGGTCTACGCGCGGCCCTTGACCGAGATGTTCGCCAACGCCCTGAAGCTTTTGGGCGGCCGGCGGGCCCTGGTGGTCCACGGCCACGACGGCCTGGACGAGATCTCGGTCTGCGCCCCGACCCGCGTGGCGGAACTCAGGGACGGGTTGGTGACCACCTACGACCTTCACCCCGAGCAGTTTTTCGGCAGCCTGGCGGACCCCGCAACCATGGCCGGCGGGGACGCCGCCACCAACGCCGAGATCACCCGCAAAATCCTGGCCGGTGAAAAGGGCCCGCGGTGCAATGTGGTCCTGATCAACGCCGCAGCCGCCCTGATGGCCGCCGGCAAAGCCGCCAGCCTGGCCGAAGGGCTGGGCCTGGCCGAGTCGGCCCTGGACAGCGGCGCGGCCGCCGCCAAGCTAGAGGCGCTGGTGCGCTTCTCCCGGGAGAACGGCTGA